A part of Oncorhynchus masou masou isolate Uvic2021 chromosome 21, UVic_Omas_1.1, whole genome shotgun sequence genomic DNA contains:
- the LOC135507752 gene encoding V-type proton ATPase 116 kDa subunit a 3-like yields MGAFFRSEEVCLVQLFLQSGSAYNCVSELGELGLVEFRDLNPNVNSFQRKFVNEVRRCEEMEKTFTYLEQEIVRSLFPPLAGPLPTPSPLPAAPQPRELMAIEEESERLARELREVSRNRDCLMNQLIQLSQYRGVLIQTHTLTVSQAHPPSTLETAALLDNRQDIRLSFVAGVVHPWKVPSFERLLWRACRGYIIVDFREMEERLELPETGEMVQWTVFLISFWGEQIGQKVKKICDCFHTHTFDYPEGTTEREKILHGLQGRIVDIKTVLSQTEHYLQQLLCRSVAVLPQWKVRVQKCKAVQAVLNLCSPSVTDKCLIAEAWCPVRKLLLLQSALIEGTRKNGSGVDSFYNRLPDPSTPPPTLFHTNSFTAGFQSIVDAYGVARYREVNPAVYTIITFPFLFAVMFGDVGHGLLMTMAALWMVLQERDLNLRTNDNEIWQMMFGGRYLILLMGLFSIYTGAVYNECFSKGLSPFPSGWHLQPMFQHYNWTDETLRENQYLTLDPNVTGVFQGPYPFGIDPIWRLANNHLTFLNSYKMKMSVIIGVVHMTFGVCLSFFNYIHLNQLSSVFLVLIPELLFMQCLFGYLVFMVLLKWVAFSPQDSDRAPSILIHFIDMFLFTENEDNPPLYRGQMIVQRVLVVVALASVPVLLLGKPLYLYYNHRRRANTRGGEGRPLVTDTSSINALQGDLEEGGTREEEKFDTADVFMHQAIHTIEYCLGCISNTASYLRLWALSLAHAQLSEVLWVMVMRISLSWQGYVGSVVLAVIFSFFATLTVSILLVMEGLSAFLHALRLHWVEFQNKFYSGTGYKLNPFSFSSILNPV; encoded by the exons ATGGGCGCTTTCTTTCGGAGCGAGGAGGTGTGTCTCGTGCAGCTCTTTCTCCAATCGGGGTCAGCCTACAACTGCGTCAGCGAGCTTGGAGAGCTAGGACTGGTCGAATTCCGAGAC tTGAACCCCAATGTCAACTCGTTCCAGAGGAAGTTTGTGAACGAGGTGCGGCGCtgtgaggagatggagaagaccTTCA CGTACCTGGAGCAGGAGATCGTTCGGTCCCTGTTCCCCCCGCTGGCGggtcctctccccacccccagcCCCTTGCCCGCCGCCCCCCAGCCCAGAGAACTCATGGCCATcgaggaggagagcgagaggctGGCCCGGGAGCTacgagag GTGTCCAGGAACAGAGACTGCCTGATGAACCAGCTGATCCAGCTCAGCCAATACAGAGGGGTTCTGATccagacacacactctcactgTCTCACAG GCTCATCCTCCCTCTACTCTGGAGACTGCTGCCTTACTGGACAACAGACAAGACATCAGGCTGAG TTTTGTGGCTGGCGTGGTCCACCCGTGGAAGGTTCCGTCGTTTGAGCGGCTGCTATGGCGAGCGTGCCGCGGTTACATCATCGTCGACttcagggagatggaggagaggctgGAGCTTCCTGAAACG GGTGAGATGGTCCAGTGGACAGTTTTCCTCATCTCTTTCTGGGGCGAGCAAATTGGACAGAAAGTCAAGAAGATCTGTGATTG TTTCCACACCCACACATTTGACTACCCAGAGGGCAcgacggagagagagaagattcTGCACGGGCTGCAGGGAAGGATAGTAGACATCAAAACG GTCCTCTCCCAGACGGAACACTACCTGCAGCAGCTGCTGTGTCGCTCGGTGGCCGTGCTGCCCCAGTGGAAGGTGCGGGTCCAGAAGTGTAAGGCCGTCCAGGCCGTGCTCAACCTCTGCAGCCCCTCCGTCACTGACAAGTGTCTGATCGCCGAGGCCTGGTGTCCCGTCAGGAAACTGCTACTGCTGCAGAGCGCCCTGATAGAGGGAACG agGAAGAACGGTAGTGGTGTGGACTCATTCTATAACCGCCTCCCGGACCCCagcacccctcctcccaccctcttcCACACCAACTCCTTCACAGCCGGCTTCCAGAGCATCGTAGACGCATACGGTGTTGCAAGATACAGAGAGGTCAacccag CGGTGTACACCATCATCACCTTCCCCTTCCTGTTTGCGGTGATGTTTGGGGACGTGGGCCACGGCCTCCTAATGACCATGGCCGCCCTCTGGATGGTGCTGCAGGAGAGAGACCTCAATCTCAGGACCAACGACAACGAG aTCTGGCAGATGATGTTTGGTGGTCGGTATCTGATCTTGTTGATGGGTCTATTCTCGATCTACACCGGAGCCGTCTACAACGAGTGTTTCAGTAAAGGCCTCAGCCCCTTCCCGTCGGGATGGCACCTACAACCTATGTTCCAGCACTACAACTGGAC TGATGAGACTCTGCGGGAGAACCAGTATCTTACTCTGGACCCGAACGTGACCGGAGTGTTCCAGGGACCTTATCCGTTTGGCATCGACCCG ATCTGGCGGCTGGCCAACAACCACCTGACGTTCCTGAACTCGTACAAGATGAAGATGTCCGTCATCATCGGGGTCGTCCACATGACTTTCGGAGTCTGCCTGTCCTTTTTCAACTACAT TCACTTGAACCAGCTGAGCAGTGTGTTTCTGGTACTGATCCCAGAGCTGTTGTTCATGCAGTGTCTGTTTGGCTACCTGGTCTTCATGGTGTTGTTGAAGTGGGTGGCGTTCAGCCCCCAGGACTCCGACCGGGCCCCCAGCATCCTCATACACTTCATAGATATGTTCCTGTTCACTGAGAATGAGGATAATCCGCCCCTCTACCGCGGACAG atgaTAGTCCAGAGGGTCCTGGTGGTGGTCGCTCTGGCGTCAGTGCCTGTCCTGTTACTAGGGAAACCACTCTATCTCTACTACAACCACAGGAGACGAGCCAACACAAGAGGG gGAGAAGGGCGCCCCCTTGTGACGGACACCAGCTCCATCAACGCGTTACAAGGAGACCTGGAGGAAGGAGGaaccagagaggaggag AAGTTTGATACAGCGGATGTGTTCATGCACCAGGCCATCCACACTATAGAGTACTGTCTgggctgcatctccaacacagctTCCTATCTACGACTGTGGGCCCTCAGCCTCGCACATGCAC AGCTGTCGGAGGTGCTATGGGTGATGGTGATGCGTATCAGCCTGTCGTGGCAGGGCTACGTGGGATCTGTAGTTCTAGCCGTCATCTTTTCCTTCTTCGCAACACTCACCGTCTCCATCCTGCTCGTCATGGAGGGGCTGTCCGCGTTCCTGCACGCGCTCAGATTGCACTG GGTGGAGTTCCAGAATAAGTTCTACAGTGGAACGGGATACAAGCTCaaccctttctccttctcctccatcctgaACCCTGTATAG
- the LOC135507754 gene encoding syntaxin-3-like isoform X1 yields the protein MKDRLEQLKAKSDVAGDDVEVPVENQAFMDDFFAQIEEIRSSIDKIDESVAQAKKLYSTILSAPTSEQKTQDDLEAVTNDIKKAAGTARNKLKSIEKQLETNTEERSSADMRIRKSQHAILAKKFVEVMTKYNEAQTDFRDKSKGRIARQLEITGKTTTDEELEEMLEGGNAAVFTAGIMESGISKQALNEIEARHKDIVRLESSIKELHDMFVDIAMLVENQGGMIDKIESNMDQSVGFVERAVADTKKAAKFQQEARRVKLKRSVPDYPQSNLGGWINSGHCLSRDTFSISQRRYTSVRLKAFHPTLSFVFSLSLSLSLSLSLSLSLSLSLSHSLTHSLTHSLTHSLTHSLTHSLTHTHTHTHTHTHTLSLPLFPLSLVLLLRHASPHSSFSHFKDLCQLALVVCFLNNLGEDR from the exons ATGAAGGACCGACTGGAACAGTTGAAGGCG aAAAGTGATGTGGCTGGGGACGATGTGGAAGTTCCAGTGGAGAACCAAGCCTTTATGGATGACTTCTTCGCCCAG ATTGAGGAGATTCGCAGCAGCATCGATAAAATAGATGAGAGTGTGGCACAAGCAAAGAAGCTGTACTCGACCATCCTCTCCGCCCCTACATCAGAGCAGA AGACGCAAGATGATTTGGAGGCGGTCACCAACGACATCAAGAAAGCAGCCGGCACCGCTCGCAACAAACTAAAGA GTATCGAGAAGCAACTCGAGACAAACACAGAGGAACGGTCGTCAGCAGACATGAGGATTCGGAAGTCCCAG CATGCCATCCTGGCCAAGAAGTTTGTGGAGGTGATGACCAAGTACAACGAGGCTCAGACGGACTTTAGAGACAAGAGCAAAGGCCGCATCGCCCGGCAGCTGGAGATCA CGGGAAAAACAACAACCGACGAGGAGCTGGAGGAGATGTTGGAAGGAGGGAACGCAGCCGTCTTCACCGCAGGG ATCATGGAGTCGGGTATATCGAAGCAGGCGTTGAATGAGATTGAGGCGCGGCACAAAGACATTGTGAGGCTGGAGAGCAGCATCAAAGAGCTTCATGACATGTTCGTGGATATTGCTATGCTGGTGGAGAACCAG GGTGGTATGATTGACAAGATTGAGAGCAACATGGACCAATCGGTGGGCTTCGTAGAGCGGGCGGTTGCCGACACCAAGAAAGCAGCCAAATTTCAGCAGGAGGCCCGTAGG GTGAAGTTGAAGAGGAGTGTCCCAGATTACCCCCAGTCTAACCTGGGTGGATGGATCAACAGTGGACACTGTCTGTCAAGAGATACATTCAGCATTTCTCAGAGGAGATACACCTCAGTCCGGCTAAAGGCCTTCCACCCTACATTGTCTttcgtcttctctctctctctctctctctctctctctctctctctctctctctctctctctctctctctctctcactcactcactcactcactcactcactcactcactcactcactcactcactcactcactcactcactcactcacacacacacacacacacacacacacacacacacactctccctccctcttttccctctctctctcgttcttcttTTAAGGCATGCTTCCCCCCACAGCTCCTTTTCCCACTTCAAGGATTTGTGTCAATTAGCTTTGGTAGTGTGCTTCCTTAATAATCTAGGCGAAGACAGGTGA
- the LOC135507754 gene encoding syntaxin-3-like isoform X2 has product MKDRLEQLKAKSDVAGDDVEVPVENQAFMDDFFAQIEEIRSSIDKIDESVAQAKKLYSTILSAPTSEQKTQDDLEAVTNDIKKAAGTARNKLKSIEKQLETNTEERSSADMRIRKSQHAILAKKFVEVMTKYNEAQTDFRDKSKGRIARQLEITGKTTTDEELEEMLEGGNAAVFTAGIMESGISKQALNEIEARHKDIVRLESSIKELHDMFVDIAMLVENQGGMIDKIESNMDQSVGFVERAVADTKKAAKFQQEARRKQMMIMCCCVILCVIGGSFLYSFIK; this is encoded by the exons ATGAAGGACCGACTGGAACAGTTGAAGGCG aAAAGTGATGTGGCTGGGGACGATGTGGAAGTTCCAGTGGAGAACCAAGCCTTTATGGATGACTTCTTCGCCCAG ATTGAGGAGATTCGCAGCAGCATCGATAAAATAGATGAGAGTGTGGCACAAGCAAAGAAGCTGTACTCGACCATCCTCTCCGCCCCTACATCAGAGCAGA AGACGCAAGATGATTTGGAGGCGGTCACCAACGACATCAAGAAAGCAGCCGGCACCGCTCGCAACAAACTAAAGA GTATCGAGAAGCAACTCGAGACAAACACAGAGGAACGGTCGTCAGCAGACATGAGGATTCGGAAGTCCCAG CATGCCATCCTGGCCAAGAAGTTTGTGGAGGTGATGACCAAGTACAACGAGGCTCAGACGGACTTTAGAGACAAGAGCAAAGGCCGCATCGCCCGGCAGCTGGAGATCA CGGGAAAAACAACAACCGACGAGGAGCTGGAGGAGATGTTGGAAGGAGGGAACGCAGCCGTCTTCACCGCAGGG ATCATGGAGTCGGGTATATCGAAGCAGGCGTTGAATGAGATTGAGGCGCGGCACAAAGACATTGTGAGGCTGGAGAGCAGCATCAAAGAGCTTCATGACATGTTCGTGGATATTGCTATGCTGGTGGAGAACCAG GGTGGTATGATTGACAAGATTGAGAGCAACATGGACCAATCGGTGGGCTTCGTAGAGCGGGCGGTTGCCGACACCAAGAAAGCAGCCAAATTTCAGCAGGAGGCCCGTAGG AAGCAGATGATGATCATGTGTTGCTGTGTCATTCTCTGTGTCATCGGAGGGTCCTTCCTCTACAGCTTTATCAAATAG